A section of the Palaemon carinicauda isolate YSFRI2023 unplaced genomic scaffold, ASM3689809v2 scaffold58, whole genome shotgun sequence genome encodes:
- the LOC137637206 gene encoding uncharacterized protein: MGIFRQKCWAAGLRSIAKRTVRQCPECMLAFQPLLIQPPPPPLPKERTTLTKPFTAVGVDHTAAIRTETWPGYILIVTCMASRAVYLDFCPSLEAEEFVLALRRFCATHGAPQFIMSDNHQTFKTASHLLQGLYEEDEVQQFLRRTGIKW, translated from the coding sequence atgggtatctttcgacagaaatgctgggcggcgggtctacgttccattgcgaagcggacCGTGCGACAATGTCCAGAATGtatgctagccttccagcctctgttgatacagccaccaccaccccctctACCGAAGGAGAGgaccaccctcacaaaaccctttacagcagtcggagtggaccacacagcggccatacGGACTGAAACgtggccaggctacatactgatcgtgacctgcatggccagcagggccgtgtacctcgatttctgtccctctttggaagcggaagaattcgtatTAGCCCTAAGACGATTttgcgccacccacggtgccccgcaGTTCATCATGTCTGATAACCATCAAACtttcaaaactgccagccacctccttcagggactctatgaagaagatgaagtccagcagttcctgaggagaacagGCATAAAGTGGtga